From the genome of Vicia villosa cultivar HV-30 ecotype Madison, WI linkage group LG2, Vvil1.0, whole genome shotgun sequence, one region includes:
- the LOC131647446 gene encoding triacylglycerol lipase 2-like codes for MNSAVLTLFILVLATHYQRCASRYYETWTSKYNFFGKPNSFNKGLCADSITTQGYECHEFEVVTNDGYILSIQRIPVGRSEISQNATVKEPVIIQHGIMMDGSSWFMNKPNQNLPMILADNGFDVWITNARGTKYSRKHTFLEPSNENYWNWSWDELVSDEMPAIFDFVFNKTGQKINYLGHSLGTLVALVSLSEGKWINQVKSVALLSPIAYLRNMKTAVGVMSANYVIGKKFTPRDITEFDPKGQRVLDFVNGICDHSGLNCNDLFTAITGENCCLDEAAFVEFLKVEPQSTSKKMMFHLARTFLSDSLTKFDYGRGLINMKHYGKQNPPAYNLSNIPNNIPFFMSYGGRDALSDVVDVKKLLNIHFQNHEAGKLNVQFIQEYAHADYMMAVNANELVYKNVSSFFKQKF; via the exons atgaactcCGCAGTTTTGACcctctttattttagttttagcAACTCATTATCAAAGATGCGCTTCTCGTTATTATGAAACTTGGACTTCAAAATATAACTTTTTTGGCAAGCCGAATTCTTTCAATAAGGGTTTATGCGCTGATTCAATCACTACCCAGGGATACGAATGCCATGAATTTGAA GTTGtaacaaatgatggatatattcttagcattcaaaGGATTCCAGTAGGACGATCTGAGATTAGTCAAAACGCGACTGTGAAGGAGCCCGTGATAATACAACATGGAATTATGATG GATGGATCATCGTGGtttatgaacaaaccaaaccaaaacctGCCTATGATTCTTGCTGATAATGGCTTCGATGTTTGGATTACTAATGCCAGAGGAACCAAATATAGTCGCAAACACACTTTCTTAGAACCCTCTAACGAG AATTATTGGAATTGGTCTTGGGATGAATTGGTTAGTGATGAAATGCCTGCTATTTTTGATTTTGTCTTCAACAAAACAGGGCAGAAGATAAATTATCTTGGTCATTCTTTG GGGACTTTGGTAGCTTTGGTATCTTTGTCAGAGGGTAAATGGATAAATCAGGTTAAATCAGTAGCATTGTTGAGTCCTATTGCCTATTTGAGAAATATGAAAACTGCAGTTGGAGTTATGAGTGCAAACTATGTAATCGGCAAG AAATTTACTCCAAGGGACATTACTGAATTTGATCCCAAAGG acaaagagTCCTTGACTTTGTCAATGGTATTTGTGATCATTCTGGACTAAACTGCAACGACCTGTTTACTGCAATAACCG GTGAAAATTGTTGCTTAGATGAAGCAGCATTTGTTGAATTCCTGAAAGTTGAACCTCAATCAACGTCAAAAAAGATGATGTTTCATTTAGCTCGCA CATTTTTAAGTGATAGTTTGACGAAATTCGATTATGGGAGAGGACTTATAAACATGAAGCATTATGGAAAACAAAACCCTCCGGCCTACAACCTCTCaaacattcctaacaatattcCATTTTTCATGAGCTATGGTGGTCGAGACGCGCTCTCCGATGTTGTCGATGTTAAGAAACTACTTAATATACACTTTCAGAACCATGAAGCAGGCAAGCTTAATGTTCAGTTCATTCAAGAATATGCTCATGCTGACTACATGATGGCTGTGAATGCCAATGAGTTGGTGTACAAAAATGTTTCATCATTTTTCAAGCAGAAATTTTGA